A single region of the Solwaraspora sp. WMMD791 genome encodes:
- a CDS encoding LLM class flavin-dependent oxidoreductase, with protein sequence MTADPTTSPAAGGPRPPAVDLFLLAAHGLPATVGYARAAEAAGLGGVWLAEHHFLTYGQCPSATTLAGYLLGATNRITVGTAAAVLSNRHPVALAEEAVLLDTVSGGRFRLGVARGGPWVDLEVFGTGLDRYQHGFETSLDLLRRWLSGATTVAAADEFFDFRAVPVVPRPARPVPIWVAATSPATVTLAAARGLPLLLGVHDDDAAKAALLARYADVAADHGHDPATVPHASVHLIGLADNRSAALRQLRRGLPPWLATTREYVRIDGSPPTHRDLDAYVAQLLRIHPIGDAVECAAALAASAAATGVHRQLLMVEGVGPAATGELVTAIGDDLLPALAAGRSVVVQSGL encoded by the coding sequence GTGACTGCTGATCCGACCACCTCGCCGGCGGCCGGCGGCCCGCGACCGCCCGCAGTGGACCTGTTCCTGCTGGCGGCCCACGGACTGCCGGCCACCGTCGGCTATGCCCGCGCCGCCGAGGCAGCCGGTCTCGGCGGCGTGTGGCTCGCCGAACACCACTTCCTGACCTACGGACAGTGCCCGTCGGCCACCACCCTGGCCGGCTACCTGCTCGGCGCCACCAACCGGATCACCGTCGGCACCGCCGCCGCCGTACTGTCCAACCGGCACCCGGTCGCGCTGGCCGAGGAGGCGGTCCTGTTGGACACGGTCTCCGGCGGCCGGTTCCGGCTCGGTGTCGCCCGTGGCGGGCCCTGGGTCGACCTGGAGGTCTTCGGCACCGGCCTGGACCGCTACCAGCATGGCTTCGAGACCTCCCTGGACCTGCTACGACGCTGGCTGTCCGGTGCGACGACGGTCGCCGCCGCCGACGAGTTCTTCGACTTCCGTGCGGTGCCGGTGGTGCCCCGGCCCGCCCGGCCGGTCCCGATCTGGGTGGCCGCGACGTCACCCGCGACGGTCACCCTCGCCGCTGCCCGGGGGCTGCCCCTGCTGCTCGGCGTCCACGACGATGACGCCGCCAAGGCCGCGCTGCTGGCCCGGTACGCCGACGTCGCCGCCGACCACGGCCACGACCCGGCGACGGTGCCGCACGCCTCGGTCCACCTGATCGGGCTCGCCGACAACCGGTCCGCCGCGCTGCGCCAGCTGCGGCGCGGCCTCCCACCGTGGTTGGCCACCACCCGGGAGTACGTACGCATCGACGGCTCGCCACCGACGCACCGCGACCTCGACGCCTACGTCGCCCAGCTGCTGCGAATCCATCCGATCGGCGACGCCGTCGAATGTGCGGCGGCGCTGGCCGCCAGCGCCGCCGCGACCGGCGTGCACCGGCAGTTGCTGATGGTCGAGGGCGTCGGGCCGGCCGCCACCGGCGAGCTGGTCACCGCCATCGGCGACGACCTGCTGCCCGCACTGGCCGCCGGCCGCTCAGTCGTCGTGCAGAGCGGCCTGTAG
- a CDS encoding SCO5389 family protein, with product MSLDVPAALLERAEAGQIDDAEFVDCVRQSLPYAWSVVSEVAAQAQGTTAEFADHAVPPPSEAERGQLLRALASDAIRGGLERHFGVKLAFQNCHRVAAFKLSAVGGETYQRFISPVAQIRNQSPELRDC from the coding sequence ATGTCCCTCGACGTACCCGCCGCTCTGCTGGAGCGGGCCGAAGCCGGCCAGATCGACGACGCCGAGTTCGTCGACTGCGTACGCCAGTCCCTGCCGTACGCCTGGTCGGTGGTGTCCGAGGTGGCCGCCCAGGCCCAGGGCACCACGGCCGAGTTCGCCGACCACGCGGTGCCGCCGCCCAGCGAGGCCGAACGCGGTCAGCTGCTGCGGGCCCTGGCCAGCGACGCGATCCGGGGCGGCCTGGAGCGGCACTTCGGCGTCAAACTGGCCTTCCAGAACTGCCACCGGGTGGCCGCCTTCAAGCTCTCCGCCGTCGGCGGCGAGACCTACCAGCGGTTCATCTCCCCGGTCGCGCAGATCCGCAACCAGTCACCCGAGCTGCGTGACTGCTGA
- a CDS encoding ATP-binding protein — MKICFVGKGGSGKTTLAALFARHLAATAVGVDGGPSPLLAIDADINQHLAAALGASDDEAVLLPALGDHMADIKEYLRGDNPRISSAAAMVKTTPPGRGSRLLTVAGANPIYDALVREVAGIRLAVTGPFATDDLGVACYHSKVGAVELLLNHLVDGPGEYVVVDMTAGADSFASGLFTRFDATFLVCEPTVRSVGVYRQYVGYARDYGVRVHVVGNKIDDESDVDFLREHVGDDLLTWIGRSAFVKAAERGRHQPITAMEPTNRDALDTMRTTVDACVKDWASYTRQAVEFHLRNATAWANDRVGEDLAGQVDPEFVLGPDLLVR, encoded by the coding sequence GTGAAGATCTGTTTTGTCGGTAAGGGCGGCAGCGGCAAGACCACCCTCGCGGCGCTGTTCGCCCGCCATCTGGCGGCCACGGCGGTCGGGGTCGACGGCGGGCCGTCGCCGTTGCTGGCCATCGACGCCGACATCAACCAGCATCTCGCCGCCGCCCTCGGGGCCAGCGACGACGAAGCGGTGCTGCTGCCGGCGCTCGGTGACCACATGGCCGACATCAAGGAGTACCTGCGCGGGGACAACCCCCGGATCAGCTCGGCGGCCGCCATGGTCAAGACCACCCCGCCCGGCCGCGGCTCCCGGCTGCTCACCGTGGCCGGGGCCAATCCGATCTACGACGCGCTGGTACGCGAGGTCGCCGGCATCCGGCTGGCGGTCACCGGGCCGTTCGCCACCGACGACCTCGGGGTGGCCTGCTACCACTCCAAGGTCGGCGCGGTCGAGCTGCTGCTCAACCACCTGGTCGACGGCCCTGGCGAGTACGTGGTCGTGGACATGACCGCCGGCGCCGACTCGTTCGCCTCCGGGCTGTTCACCCGCTTCGATGCGACCTTCCTGGTCTGCGAACCGACCGTACGCAGCGTCGGCGTCTACCGGCAGTACGTCGGCTACGCCCGCGACTACGGCGTACGGGTGCACGTGGTCGGCAACAAGATCGACGACGAGTCGGACGTGGACTTCCTGCGGGAACACGTCGGCGACGACCTGCTGACCTGGATCGGCCGGTCGGCGTTCGTCAAGGCGGCCGAACGCGGTCGACACCAGCCGATCACCGCGATGGAGCCAACCAACCGTGACGCACTGGACACGATGCGTACAACCGTCGATGCTTGTGTGAAGGACTGGGCCAGCTACACCCGGCAGGCAGTGGAGTTCCACCTGCGCAACGCCACCGCCTGGGCCAACGACCGGGTCGGCGAGGACCTCGCCGGCCAGGTCGACCCGGAGTTCGTTCTCGGGCCAGACCTCCTGGTCCGCTGA
- a CDS encoding DUF2079 domain-containing protein gives MVVALTLAGWVTSGLWAAPNDRAITVNSSDQALFEWLLGYGAYALTHGENPLFTYLLNAPDGVNLAVNTSITVYAVLFAPLTFLIGPPATFLVILTLNLAGTAVAWYWLLSRLRTGSSGTGTGAGDTGTPFVPSRLAAAVGGLFCGFAPAMVSHANAHLNWTAGWLVPIIVWRVLALRGRSGAAPLASGGWARNGLILGALVAAAFSIAAEGLFFTALACGVFLGVWALDRSRAAEVRDALPRLLRGLAVTAVVATSLLAYPLYLHFLGPQVFHGTGFDARIHSEDLLAYGAFPERSLAGVAGLGTSLAPNETEENSFFGVPLLVLTLACLALLWRAADPGRRATLRALAGTAAVFAVLSLGPRLKINGTITDIPLPYAPLAGAPVFNAALPARLAMVVTPIVGILLALALDLLRQRRATGASTPRRLRLWTAGYVVALLPVVPVSLLTVEREPVPQFITSGQWRDHVSPGGVLAPVPFTLDVLPDGQRWQAYAFAHRQGEFAIPSGFFLGPGGPDGRGRIGPVPRATDALLHEVARTGVVPPVTDADRAAARADLRYWNAEVVVLADRVHGAKFPVDADALLRVTTDLLGPPQRVADVWLWPAPDGGW, from the coding sequence ATGGTGGTCGCGCTGACGCTGGCCGGCTGGGTCACCAGCGGCCTGTGGGCCGCGCCGAACGACCGGGCGATCACCGTCAACTCCAGCGACCAGGCGCTGTTCGAATGGCTACTCGGCTACGGAGCGTACGCGCTCACCCATGGCGAGAACCCGCTGTTCACGTACCTGCTCAACGCCCCGGACGGGGTCAACCTCGCGGTCAACACCTCGATCACCGTCTACGCGGTGCTGTTCGCCCCGCTGACGTTCCTGATCGGACCGCCCGCCACCTTCCTGGTGATCCTCACCCTGAACCTGGCCGGCACCGCCGTCGCCTGGTACTGGCTGCTGTCGCGGCTGCGGACCGGATCCAGCGGCACCGGCACCGGGGCCGGCGACACCGGTACGCCGTTCGTGCCGTCCCGACTGGCCGCCGCCGTCGGCGGGCTGTTCTGCGGCTTCGCCCCGGCGATGGTGTCGCACGCCAACGCCCACCTCAACTGGACCGCCGGCTGGCTGGTGCCGATCATCGTCTGGCGGGTGCTCGCGCTGCGCGGCCGATCCGGCGCCGCTCCCCTGGCCAGTGGCGGCTGGGCTCGCAACGGCCTGATCCTTGGCGCGCTCGTCGCCGCCGCCTTCTCCATCGCCGCCGAGGGCCTGTTCTTCACCGCCCTGGCCTGCGGAGTCTTCCTCGGCGTCTGGGCGCTGGACCGCAGCCGCGCCGCCGAGGTCCGCGACGCGCTCCCCCGGCTGCTGCGCGGTTTGGCGGTCACCGCGGTGGTGGCGACCAGCCTGCTGGCGTACCCGCTGTATCTGCACTTCCTCGGGCCGCAGGTGTTCCACGGCACCGGCTTCGACGCCCGGATCCACAGCGAGGACCTCCTCGCCTACGGGGCGTTCCCGGAGCGGTCGCTGGCCGGGGTGGCCGGGCTGGGCACCTCGCTGGCCCCGAACGAGACCGAGGAGAACAGCTTCTTCGGCGTACCACTGCTGGTGTTGACCCTCGCCTGCCTGGCGCTGCTCTGGCGGGCCGCCGACCCCGGCCGCCGGGCCACCCTACGGGCCCTGGCCGGCACCGCCGCCGTGTTCGCCGTGCTCTCCCTCGGCCCCCGTCTGAAGATCAACGGAACGATCACCGACATCCCGTTGCCGTACGCCCCGTTGGCCGGCGCACCGGTGTTCAACGCCGCCCTGCCCGCCCGGTTGGCCATGGTCGTCACCCCGATCGTCGGCATCCTGCTGGCCCTGGCGCTGGACCTGCTCCGGCAGCGGCGCGCGACGGGCGCGAGCACGCCGCGCCGGCTCCGGCTGTGGACCGCCGGGTACGTCGTGGCACTGCTGCCGGTGGTCCCGGTCAGCCTGCTCACCGTCGAGCGCGAACCGGTCCCGCAGTTCATCACCAGCGGCCAGTGGCGTGACCACGTCAGCCCGGGTGGGGTGCTCGCCCCGGTCCCGTTCACCCTCGACGTGCTGCCCGACGGGCAACGCTGGCAGGCGTACGCCTTCGCCCACCGGCAGGGCGAGTTCGCCATCCCGTCGGGCTTCTTCCTCGGCCCCGGCGGGCCCGACGGCCGGGGCCGGATCGGGCCGGTCCCCCGCGCCACCGACGCGCTGCTGCACGAGGTCGCCCGCACCGGCGTGGTGCCGCCGGTCACCGACGCCGACCGGGCCGCCGCCCGGGCCGACCTGCGCTACTGGAACGCCGAGGTGGTGGTGCTCGCCGACCGGGTGCACGGGGCGAAGTTCCCGGTCGACGCCGACGCCCTGCTGAGGGTCACCACCGACCTGCTCGGCCCGCCGCAGCGGGTCGCCGACGTCTGGCTCTGGCCGGCACCCGACGGCGGCTGGTGA